A single Candoia aspera isolate rCanAsp1 chromosome 9, rCanAsp1.hap2, whole genome shotgun sequence DNA region contains:
- the UBE4A gene encoding ubiquitin conjugation factor E4 A isoform X1 — protein sequence MTDHENNNSISRNPFAALFSSVADARQFAEIQKQQPPTPQQLVQPAVEEASASQDDSDNSVSESLDDCDYSVAEISRSFRSQQELCEQLNINHMIQRIFLITLDNSDPNLKSGNGIPARCVYLEEMAADLEDQDWLDMENVEQALFTRLLLPEPGNHLIHMTSTGIQNLSAERDAGEKHILRYLFACFQRAKEEITKVPENLLPFAVRCRNLTVSNTHTLFLTPEIYVNQNVYEQLVDLMLESLRGAHFEDVTEFLEEVIEGLTMDEEVRTFEEVMVPVFDILLGRIRELHLCQILLYSYLDMLLYFTKQKNIARVFVKYIQPKDPANGQLYQKTLLGAILNISCLLKTPGVVESHSYFLNPSRSSPQEIKVQESNIHQFMAEFHEKIHQMLKNLLQLSPQTKHKILAWLGNCLHANAGRTKIWANQMPEIFFQMYASDAFFLNLGAALLRLCQPFCKPRSHRLLTFDPTYCAMKELNEEEQRLKNVHMKGLERETCLIPAVSEQEPQFAANYNLVTENLVLTQYTLHLGFHRLHDQMIKLNQSLHRLQVAWREAQQSSSASADNLREQFERLMTIYLSTKTAMTEPQMLQNCLHLQVSMAVLLVQLAIGNQGTELMDLTFPLPEVKKSPLAYVPEFFADNLGDFFIFLRRFADDLLEPSADSLEHVLHFVTVFTGDVDRMKNPHLRAKLAEVLEAVMPHLDQAQISLVTSVFHRKRVFCSYQHAAYLAEALIKVFVDIEFTGDPHQFEQKFNYRRPMYPILRYMWGTDSYRASIKALADYASKNLEAMAPPLFLRFLNLLMNDAIFLLDEAIQYLSKIKIQQIEKDRGEWDSLSVEVRHEKEASLQMFGQLARFHNIMSNETIGTLAFLTSEIKSLFVHPFLAERIISMLNYFLQHLVGPKMGALKVKDFSEFDFKPQQLVSDICTIYLNLGDEENFCATVPKDGRSYSPTLFAQTVRVLKKINKPGNMIVAFSDLAEQVKSLADRQQQEEETYADACDEFLDPIMSTLMMDPVLLPSSRVTVDRATIARHLLSDQTDPFNRSPLTMDQIKPNTELKERIQQWLADRKKQKELEGGPL from the exons ATGACCGACCACGAGAACAATAACAGCATCTCCCGGAACCCCTTCGCCGCCCTCTTCAGCTCCGTCGCCGACGCCCGGCAGTTCGCCGAGATCCAGAAGCAGCAGCCGCCGACGCCGCAGCAGCTGGTGCAACCCGCGG TAGAGGAAGCCTCTGCCAGCCAAGATGATTCTGACAACAGCGTGTCTGAGAGTCTGGATGACTGCGACTACTCTGTGGCTGAGATCAGTCGTTCCTTTCGCTCCCAGCAGGAGCTCTGCGAGCAGCTCAATATCAACCACATGATCCAGAGAATCTTCCTGATTACATTGGATAACA GCGACCCCAACCTGAAGAGTGGAAATGGCATTCCTGCACGGTGTGTCTACCTGGAGGAAATGGCTGCAGACCTTGAGGATCAGGACTGGCTGGACATGGAAAATGTGGAACAG GCTCTTTTTACCCGACTGTTGCTCCCAGAACCAGGAAATCACTTGATCCACATGACTTCAACTGGCATACAGAATCTCTCAGCAGAGAGAGATGCAGGAGAGAAGCACATCCTACGTTACCTCTTTGCCTGCTTCCAGAGGGCAAAGGAGGAG ATCACCAAAGTGCCAGAGAACCTATTGCCTTTTGCAGTGCGTTGCAGAAACCTGACCGTGTCCAACACCCACACACTCTTCCTAACACCAGAGATCTACGTAAATCAGAATGTCTATGAACAGTTAGTGGACTTGATGCTGGAGTCATTAAGAGGAGCTC ACTTTGAAGATGTAACAGAGTTCCTGGAGGAGGTTATCGAGGGCCTTACTATGGATGAGGAAGTGAGGACTTTTGAGGAGGTCATGGTCCCTGTCTTCGACATCCTCTTAGGACGAATCAGGGAGCTGCACCTTTGCCAGATCCTGTTGTACTCTTATCTGGATATGCTCCTGTATTTCACCAAGCAAAAGAATATTGCCAGA GTTTTTGTGAAGTACATCCAGCCAAAGGATCCAGCCAATGGACAGCTCTACCAGAAGACACTGCTAGGAGCCATTTTGAACATCTCATGTCTTCTGAAGACACCTGGTGTGGTGGAAAGCCATAGCTACTTTCTGAACCCCTCCCGATCCAGTCCTCAAGAGATCAAGGTGCAAGAATCCAACATCCACCAG TTTATGGCTGAATTCCATGAGAAGATTCATCAAATGCTGAAGAACCTGCTGCAGCTCTCCCCACAAACAAAACATAAGATCCTGGCCTGGCTTGGAAACTGTCTTCACGCTAATGCTGGGCGCACCAAAATTTGGGCCAACCAGATGCCAGAGATCTTCTTCCAGATGTATGCCTCAGATGCCTTCTTCCTGAACTTGGGAGCTGCTCTCCTCAGGCTCTGTCAGCCCTTCTGTAAGCCCCGATCCCACAGGCTTCTGACATTTGACCCTACTTACTGTGCTATGAAGGAACTGAATGAGGAAGAGCAGAGGCTTAAGAATGTGCACATGAAAG GTTTGGAAAGAGAAACCTGCTTGATCCCAGCTGTAAGTGAGCAGGAACCACAGTTTGCTGCCAACTATAACCTGGTGACAGAGAACTTGGTATTGACGCAGTATACCCTCCACTTAGGATTCCACAG GTTGCATGACCAGATGATCAAACTCAATCAAAGCCTTCATCGACTGCAGGTGGCATGGCGAGAAGCTCAGCAGAGCTCCAGCGCCTCAGCTGACAATCTCCGGGAGCAGTTTGAGCGTCTCATGACCatctacctttccactaaaacAGCTATGACAGAGCCTCAGATGTTGCAGAACTGCCTCCATCTGCAGGTGTCCATGGCTGTTCTCCTGGTCCAGCTGGCCATTGGAAACCAAGGGACTGAGCTGATGGACTTGACCTTCCCTCTGCCAGAAGTGAAGAAGAGTCCACTGGCCTATGTCCCAG AATTCTTTGCTGACAACTTAGGTGATTTCTTCATTTTCCTGCGCCGCTTTGCCGATGACCTCCTAGAGCCTTCAGCTGACTCCCTGGAGCATGTGCTTCATTTTGTGACTGTCTTCACAGGGGACGTGGACAG AATGAAGAACCCGCATTTGAGAGCCAAGCTGGCTGAAGTATTGGAGGCTGTGATGCCCCACCTGGATCAGGCACAGATCTCCCTGGTCACAAGTGTCTTTCATCGCAAGAGAGTCTTCTGCTCTTACCAGCATGCTGCTTACCTTGCTGAGGCACTAATTAAGGTTTTTGTGGACATTGAATTTACAG GAGATCCCCATCAATTTGAGCAGAAGTTTAATTATCGTAGACCCATGTACCCTATCCTCCGGTATATGTGGGGCACTGATTCTTACCGGGCAAGCATAAAG GCACTGGCTGATTATGCCTCCAAGAACCTTGAAGCAATGGCCCCCCCTCTCTTCTTGCGCTTTCTTAACCTGCTTATGAACGATGCCATTTTCTTGTTGGATGAAGCAATACAG TACTTGAGTAAGATCAAGATCCAGCAAATAGAGAAGGACCGGGGTGAGTGGGACAGCCTGTCTGTAGAAGTGCGGCATGAGAAGGAAGCCAGCCTGCAAATGTTTGGACAGTTGGCTCGCTTCCACAACATCATGTCCAATGAGACCATCGGGACCCTAGCCTTCCTGACCTCAG AGATCAAGTCTCTCTTTGTGCACCCTTTTCTGGCGGAACGCATTATCTCCATGCTCAACTACTTCCTCCAACACCTGGTAGGCCCAAAAATGGGGGCCTTGAAGGTCAAGGACTTCAGTGAATTTGACTTCAAGCCCCAACAGCTGGTTTCTGACATCTGTACGATTTACCTAAACCTGGG TGATGAAGAGAACTTTTGTGCCACAGTGCCTAAGGATGGGCGATCATATTCCCCAACTCTTTTTGCTCAGACGGTCCGAGTCTTGAAGAAAATTAACAAGCCTGGCAACATGATTGTAGCATTTAGCGACCTGGCAGAGCAAGTTAAG TCTCTTGCAGATcgccagcagcaggaggaggagacatATGCTGATGCCTGTGATGAATTTCTGGATCCCATTATGAGTACCTTAATGATGGACCCTGTGCTGCTGCCTTCCTCTCGGGTCACAGTGGATAGGGCAACAATTGCTAGGCACCTCCTGAG
- the UBE4A gene encoding ubiquitin conjugation factor E4 A isoform X2 has protein sequence MTDHENNNSISRNPFAALFSSVADARQFAEIQKQQPPTPQQLVQPAEEASASQDDSDNSVSESLDDCDYSVAEISRSFRSQQELCEQLNINHMIQRIFLITLDNSDPNLKSGNGIPARCVYLEEMAADLEDQDWLDMENVEQALFTRLLLPEPGNHLIHMTSTGIQNLSAERDAGEKHILRYLFACFQRAKEEITKVPENLLPFAVRCRNLTVSNTHTLFLTPEIYVNQNVYEQLVDLMLESLRGAHFEDVTEFLEEVIEGLTMDEEVRTFEEVMVPVFDILLGRIRELHLCQILLYSYLDMLLYFTKQKNIARVFVKYIQPKDPANGQLYQKTLLGAILNISCLLKTPGVVESHSYFLNPSRSSPQEIKVQESNIHQFMAEFHEKIHQMLKNLLQLSPQTKHKILAWLGNCLHANAGRTKIWANQMPEIFFQMYASDAFFLNLGAALLRLCQPFCKPRSHRLLTFDPTYCAMKELNEEEQRLKNVHMKGLERETCLIPAVSEQEPQFAANYNLVTENLVLTQYTLHLGFHRLHDQMIKLNQSLHRLQVAWREAQQSSSASADNLREQFERLMTIYLSTKTAMTEPQMLQNCLHLQVSMAVLLVQLAIGNQGTELMDLTFPLPEVKKSPLAYVPEFFADNLGDFFIFLRRFADDLLEPSADSLEHVLHFVTVFTGDVDRMKNPHLRAKLAEVLEAVMPHLDQAQISLVTSVFHRKRVFCSYQHAAYLAEALIKVFVDIEFTGDPHQFEQKFNYRRPMYPILRYMWGTDSYRASIKALADYASKNLEAMAPPLFLRFLNLLMNDAIFLLDEAIQYLSKIKIQQIEKDRGEWDSLSVEVRHEKEASLQMFGQLARFHNIMSNETIGTLAFLTSEIKSLFVHPFLAERIISMLNYFLQHLVGPKMGALKVKDFSEFDFKPQQLVSDICTIYLNLGDEENFCATVPKDGRSYSPTLFAQTVRVLKKINKPGNMIVAFSDLAEQVKSLADRQQQEEETYADACDEFLDPIMSTLMMDPVLLPSSRVTVDRATIARHLLSDQTDPFNRSPLTMDQIKPNTELKERIQQWLADRKKQKELEGGPL, from the exons ATGACCGACCACGAGAACAATAACAGCATCTCCCGGAACCCCTTCGCCGCCCTCTTCAGCTCCGTCGCCGACGCCCGGCAGTTCGCCGAGATCCAGAAGCAGCAGCCGCCGACGCCGCAGCAGCTGGTGCAACCCGCGG AGGAAGCCTCTGCCAGCCAAGATGATTCTGACAACAGCGTGTCTGAGAGTCTGGATGACTGCGACTACTCTGTGGCTGAGATCAGTCGTTCCTTTCGCTCCCAGCAGGAGCTCTGCGAGCAGCTCAATATCAACCACATGATCCAGAGAATCTTCCTGATTACATTGGATAACA GCGACCCCAACCTGAAGAGTGGAAATGGCATTCCTGCACGGTGTGTCTACCTGGAGGAAATGGCTGCAGACCTTGAGGATCAGGACTGGCTGGACATGGAAAATGTGGAACAG GCTCTTTTTACCCGACTGTTGCTCCCAGAACCAGGAAATCACTTGATCCACATGACTTCAACTGGCATACAGAATCTCTCAGCAGAGAGAGATGCAGGAGAGAAGCACATCCTACGTTACCTCTTTGCCTGCTTCCAGAGGGCAAAGGAGGAG ATCACCAAAGTGCCAGAGAACCTATTGCCTTTTGCAGTGCGTTGCAGAAACCTGACCGTGTCCAACACCCACACACTCTTCCTAACACCAGAGATCTACGTAAATCAGAATGTCTATGAACAGTTAGTGGACTTGATGCTGGAGTCATTAAGAGGAGCTC ACTTTGAAGATGTAACAGAGTTCCTGGAGGAGGTTATCGAGGGCCTTACTATGGATGAGGAAGTGAGGACTTTTGAGGAGGTCATGGTCCCTGTCTTCGACATCCTCTTAGGACGAATCAGGGAGCTGCACCTTTGCCAGATCCTGTTGTACTCTTATCTGGATATGCTCCTGTATTTCACCAAGCAAAAGAATATTGCCAGA GTTTTTGTGAAGTACATCCAGCCAAAGGATCCAGCCAATGGACAGCTCTACCAGAAGACACTGCTAGGAGCCATTTTGAACATCTCATGTCTTCTGAAGACACCTGGTGTGGTGGAAAGCCATAGCTACTTTCTGAACCCCTCCCGATCCAGTCCTCAAGAGATCAAGGTGCAAGAATCCAACATCCACCAG TTTATGGCTGAATTCCATGAGAAGATTCATCAAATGCTGAAGAACCTGCTGCAGCTCTCCCCACAAACAAAACATAAGATCCTGGCCTGGCTTGGAAACTGTCTTCACGCTAATGCTGGGCGCACCAAAATTTGGGCCAACCAGATGCCAGAGATCTTCTTCCAGATGTATGCCTCAGATGCCTTCTTCCTGAACTTGGGAGCTGCTCTCCTCAGGCTCTGTCAGCCCTTCTGTAAGCCCCGATCCCACAGGCTTCTGACATTTGACCCTACTTACTGTGCTATGAAGGAACTGAATGAGGAAGAGCAGAGGCTTAAGAATGTGCACATGAAAG GTTTGGAAAGAGAAACCTGCTTGATCCCAGCTGTAAGTGAGCAGGAACCACAGTTTGCTGCCAACTATAACCTGGTGACAGAGAACTTGGTATTGACGCAGTATACCCTCCACTTAGGATTCCACAG GTTGCATGACCAGATGATCAAACTCAATCAAAGCCTTCATCGACTGCAGGTGGCATGGCGAGAAGCTCAGCAGAGCTCCAGCGCCTCAGCTGACAATCTCCGGGAGCAGTTTGAGCGTCTCATGACCatctacctttccactaaaacAGCTATGACAGAGCCTCAGATGTTGCAGAACTGCCTCCATCTGCAGGTGTCCATGGCTGTTCTCCTGGTCCAGCTGGCCATTGGAAACCAAGGGACTGAGCTGATGGACTTGACCTTCCCTCTGCCAGAAGTGAAGAAGAGTCCACTGGCCTATGTCCCAG AATTCTTTGCTGACAACTTAGGTGATTTCTTCATTTTCCTGCGCCGCTTTGCCGATGACCTCCTAGAGCCTTCAGCTGACTCCCTGGAGCATGTGCTTCATTTTGTGACTGTCTTCACAGGGGACGTGGACAG AATGAAGAACCCGCATTTGAGAGCCAAGCTGGCTGAAGTATTGGAGGCTGTGATGCCCCACCTGGATCAGGCACAGATCTCCCTGGTCACAAGTGTCTTTCATCGCAAGAGAGTCTTCTGCTCTTACCAGCATGCTGCTTACCTTGCTGAGGCACTAATTAAGGTTTTTGTGGACATTGAATTTACAG GAGATCCCCATCAATTTGAGCAGAAGTTTAATTATCGTAGACCCATGTACCCTATCCTCCGGTATATGTGGGGCACTGATTCTTACCGGGCAAGCATAAAG GCACTGGCTGATTATGCCTCCAAGAACCTTGAAGCAATGGCCCCCCCTCTCTTCTTGCGCTTTCTTAACCTGCTTATGAACGATGCCATTTTCTTGTTGGATGAAGCAATACAG TACTTGAGTAAGATCAAGATCCAGCAAATAGAGAAGGACCGGGGTGAGTGGGACAGCCTGTCTGTAGAAGTGCGGCATGAGAAGGAAGCCAGCCTGCAAATGTTTGGACAGTTGGCTCGCTTCCACAACATCATGTCCAATGAGACCATCGGGACCCTAGCCTTCCTGACCTCAG AGATCAAGTCTCTCTTTGTGCACCCTTTTCTGGCGGAACGCATTATCTCCATGCTCAACTACTTCCTCCAACACCTGGTAGGCCCAAAAATGGGGGCCTTGAAGGTCAAGGACTTCAGTGAATTTGACTTCAAGCCCCAACAGCTGGTTTCTGACATCTGTACGATTTACCTAAACCTGGG TGATGAAGAGAACTTTTGTGCCACAGTGCCTAAGGATGGGCGATCATATTCCCCAACTCTTTTTGCTCAGACGGTCCGAGTCTTGAAGAAAATTAACAAGCCTGGCAACATGATTGTAGCATTTAGCGACCTGGCAGAGCAAGTTAAG TCTCTTGCAGATcgccagcagcaggaggaggagacatATGCTGATGCCTGTGATGAATTTCTGGATCCCATTATGAGTACCTTAATGATGGACCCTGTGCTGCTGCCTTCCTCTCGGGTCACAGTGGATAGGGCAACAATTGCTAGGCACCTCCTGAG
- the UBE4A gene encoding ubiquitin conjugation factor E4 A isoform X3 — MTSTGIQNLSAERDAGEKHILRYLFACFQRAKEEITKVPENLLPFAVRCRNLTVSNTHTLFLTPEIYVNQNVYEQLVDLMLESLRGAHFEDVTEFLEEVIEGLTMDEEVRTFEEVMVPVFDILLGRIRELHLCQILLYSYLDMLLYFTKQKNIARVFVKYIQPKDPANGQLYQKTLLGAILNISCLLKTPGVVESHSYFLNPSRSSPQEIKVQESNIHQFMAEFHEKIHQMLKNLLQLSPQTKHKILAWLGNCLHANAGRTKIWANQMPEIFFQMYASDAFFLNLGAALLRLCQPFCKPRSHRLLTFDPTYCAMKELNEEEQRLKNVHMKGLERETCLIPAVSEQEPQFAANYNLVTENLVLTQYTLHLGFHRLHDQMIKLNQSLHRLQVAWREAQQSSSASADNLREQFERLMTIYLSTKTAMTEPQMLQNCLHLQVSMAVLLVQLAIGNQGTELMDLTFPLPEVKKSPLAYVPEFFADNLGDFFIFLRRFADDLLEPSADSLEHVLHFVTVFTGDVDRMKNPHLRAKLAEVLEAVMPHLDQAQISLVTSVFHRKRVFCSYQHAAYLAEALIKVFVDIEFTGDPHQFEQKFNYRRPMYPILRYMWGTDSYRASIKALADYASKNLEAMAPPLFLRFLNLLMNDAIFLLDEAIQYLSKIKIQQIEKDRGEWDSLSVEVRHEKEASLQMFGQLARFHNIMSNETIGTLAFLTSEIKSLFVHPFLAERIISMLNYFLQHLVGPKMGALKVKDFSEFDFKPQQLVSDICTIYLNLGDEENFCATVPKDGRSYSPTLFAQTVRVLKKINKPGNMIVAFSDLAEQVKSLADRQQQEEETYADACDEFLDPIMSTLMMDPVLLPSSRVTVDRATIARHLLSDQTDPFNRSPLTMDQIKPNTELKERIQQWLADRKKQKELEGGPL, encoded by the exons ATGACTTCAACTGGCATACAGAATCTCTCAGCAGAGAGAGATGCAGGAGAGAAGCACATCCTACGTTACCTCTTTGCCTGCTTCCAGAGGGCAAAGGAGGAG ATCACCAAAGTGCCAGAGAACCTATTGCCTTTTGCAGTGCGTTGCAGAAACCTGACCGTGTCCAACACCCACACACTCTTCCTAACACCAGAGATCTACGTAAATCAGAATGTCTATGAACAGTTAGTGGACTTGATGCTGGAGTCATTAAGAGGAGCTC ACTTTGAAGATGTAACAGAGTTCCTGGAGGAGGTTATCGAGGGCCTTACTATGGATGAGGAAGTGAGGACTTTTGAGGAGGTCATGGTCCCTGTCTTCGACATCCTCTTAGGACGAATCAGGGAGCTGCACCTTTGCCAGATCCTGTTGTACTCTTATCTGGATATGCTCCTGTATTTCACCAAGCAAAAGAATATTGCCAGA GTTTTTGTGAAGTACATCCAGCCAAAGGATCCAGCCAATGGACAGCTCTACCAGAAGACACTGCTAGGAGCCATTTTGAACATCTCATGTCTTCTGAAGACACCTGGTGTGGTGGAAAGCCATAGCTACTTTCTGAACCCCTCCCGATCCAGTCCTCAAGAGATCAAGGTGCAAGAATCCAACATCCACCAG TTTATGGCTGAATTCCATGAGAAGATTCATCAAATGCTGAAGAACCTGCTGCAGCTCTCCCCACAAACAAAACATAAGATCCTGGCCTGGCTTGGAAACTGTCTTCACGCTAATGCTGGGCGCACCAAAATTTGGGCCAACCAGATGCCAGAGATCTTCTTCCAGATGTATGCCTCAGATGCCTTCTTCCTGAACTTGGGAGCTGCTCTCCTCAGGCTCTGTCAGCCCTTCTGTAAGCCCCGATCCCACAGGCTTCTGACATTTGACCCTACTTACTGTGCTATGAAGGAACTGAATGAGGAAGAGCAGAGGCTTAAGAATGTGCACATGAAAG GTTTGGAAAGAGAAACCTGCTTGATCCCAGCTGTAAGTGAGCAGGAACCACAGTTTGCTGCCAACTATAACCTGGTGACAGAGAACTTGGTATTGACGCAGTATACCCTCCACTTAGGATTCCACAG GTTGCATGACCAGATGATCAAACTCAATCAAAGCCTTCATCGACTGCAGGTGGCATGGCGAGAAGCTCAGCAGAGCTCCAGCGCCTCAGCTGACAATCTCCGGGAGCAGTTTGAGCGTCTCATGACCatctacctttccactaaaacAGCTATGACAGAGCCTCAGATGTTGCAGAACTGCCTCCATCTGCAGGTGTCCATGGCTGTTCTCCTGGTCCAGCTGGCCATTGGAAACCAAGGGACTGAGCTGATGGACTTGACCTTCCCTCTGCCAGAAGTGAAGAAGAGTCCACTGGCCTATGTCCCAG AATTCTTTGCTGACAACTTAGGTGATTTCTTCATTTTCCTGCGCCGCTTTGCCGATGACCTCCTAGAGCCTTCAGCTGACTCCCTGGAGCATGTGCTTCATTTTGTGACTGTCTTCACAGGGGACGTGGACAG AATGAAGAACCCGCATTTGAGAGCCAAGCTGGCTGAAGTATTGGAGGCTGTGATGCCCCACCTGGATCAGGCACAGATCTCCCTGGTCACAAGTGTCTTTCATCGCAAGAGAGTCTTCTGCTCTTACCAGCATGCTGCTTACCTTGCTGAGGCACTAATTAAGGTTTTTGTGGACATTGAATTTACAG GAGATCCCCATCAATTTGAGCAGAAGTTTAATTATCGTAGACCCATGTACCCTATCCTCCGGTATATGTGGGGCACTGATTCTTACCGGGCAAGCATAAAG GCACTGGCTGATTATGCCTCCAAGAACCTTGAAGCAATGGCCCCCCCTCTCTTCTTGCGCTTTCTTAACCTGCTTATGAACGATGCCATTTTCTTGTTGGATGAAGCAATACAG TACTTGAGTAAGATCAAGATCCAGCAAATAGAGAAGGACCGGGGTGAGTGGGACAGCCTGTCTGTAGAAGTGCGGCATGAGAAGGAAGCCAGCCTGCAAATGTTTGGACAGTTGGCTCGCTTCCACAACATCATGTCCAATGAGACCATCGGGACCCTAGCCTTCCTGACCTCAG AGATCAAGTCTCTCTTTGTGCACCCTTTTCTGGCGGAACGCATTATCTCCATGCTCAACTACTTCCTCCAACACCTGGTAGGCCCAAAAATGGGGGCCTTGAAGGTCAAGGACTTCAGTGAATTTGACTTCAAGCCCCAACAGCTGGTTTCTGACATCTGTACGATTTACCTAAACCTGGG TGATGAAGAGAACTTTTGTGCCACAGTGCCTAAGGATGGGCGATCATATTCCCCAACTCTTTTTGCTCAGACGGTCCGAGTCTTGAAGAAAATTAACAAGCCTGGCAACATGATTGTAGCATTTAGCGACCTGGCAGAGCAAGTTAAG TCTCTTGCAGATcgccagcagcaggaggaggagacatATGCTGATGCCTGTGATGAATTTCTGGATCCCATTATGAGTACCTTAATGATGGACCCTGTGCTGCTGCCTTCCTCTCGGGTCACAGTGGATAGGGCAACAATTGCTAGGCACCTCCTGAG